In Cydia amplana chromosome 25, ilCydAmpl1.1, whole genome shotgun sequence, one genomic interval encodes:
- the LOC134659567 gene encoding uncharacterized protein LOC134659567 yields the protein MSSFARSQTVVKIKYFPQYIFHNVSIPAPALPPADSKMAMKTINPIQHKLTRTTHHSVRFTSDELPKYKPLDSSDSSPPMFAPSAYPNHDSGAPSPEYPASFQPAAHRLRHNEQRIKLLNQINTIVQQRAELESNRLTLSTLLDELRRKLKRRVEDCHLEKKEKLKALKQSNLRLEKEKLGLTAEIEHVKRHLLKEEAHHVQHARTAVAQAIQGVAKAGPSDSLFSTCSVSELPNIVSRNVAKHAPSRAADSKLAAARLMRDIAELRQRVAQVEIRLANEQKRKRQAEQDIVRLRKELSNTKSCIASLRLAPPPLRKQCSKFA from the exons ATGTCATCATTCGCACGGTCTCAAACAGTTGTCAAGATTAAATACTTCCCACAATATATATTTCATAACGTTTCTATCCCAG CACCAGCCCTACCACCCgcagattccaagatggcgatGAAGACGATAAACCCCATCCAGCATAAGCTCACTCGCACCACGCACCACTCGGTGCGCTTCACCAGCGATGAACTGCCCAAATACAAGCCTCTC GACTCTTCAGACTCGAGCCCTCCTATGTTCGCGCCGAGCGCGTACCCCAACCACGACTCGGGGGCTCCGAGCCCGGAGTACCCCGCCAGCTTCCAGCCGGCCGCGCATCGCTTGCGACATAATGAACAGC GCATAAAGCTGCTGAACCAAATAAACACGATCGTGCAGCAGCGCGCAGAGCTTGAGTCAAACAGACTGACACTCTCGACGCTTCTAGACGAACTCAGAAGAAAGCTCAAGAGACGGGTGGAAGACTGCCATCTTGAGAAGAAGGAAAAGTTGAAg GCGTTGAAACAATCAAACCTTCGTCTCGAAAAAGAAAAGCTGGGTCTGACCGCAGAGATAGAGCACGTAAAGCGCCATCTGTTGAAAGAGGAGGCGCACCACGTGCAGCACGCCAGGACCGCGGTCGCGCAG GCGATCCAAGGTGTGGCAAAGGCGGGGCCCTCTGACAGCCTCTTCAGTACGTGCTCGGTGTCTGAACTGCCCAACATCGTCAGCAGGAACGTGGCCAAACACGCTCCGTCCCGTGCT GCTGACAGCAAACTAGCGGCTGCGCGTTTGATGCGTGACATCGCAGAACTTCGGCAGCGCGTCGCTCAGGTTGAGATCAGGCTAGCCAACGAGCAGAAG CGCAAGCGGCAAGCCGAGCAGGACATAGTGCGCCTGCGCAAGGAGCTGTCCAACACGAAGAGCTGCATCGCCTCGCTGCggctcgcgccgccgccgctgcgtAAACAGTGCTCCAAGTTTGCATAG